In Porphyromonas cangingivalis, a genomic segment contains:
- a CDS encoding GNAT family N-acetyltransferase, producing the protein MQHLVIHNIADLNNHRDLVNEMWQAYEEAFPYEERRKRESVLSLLSEEAGGFYILLFKAPDEDGLAAFAMLHRLETFEYIEYLCVPHHKRSGGWGAKALKHIFDHVTKPIVLEAEPPGANEWSDRRIDFYRRNGFTLIDRTYYQPAYHEDTEAVELRLMVRGQHDNPEVFARELYRHVYRLHPSHLLFYHTEL; encoded by the coding sequence ATGCAACACCTTGTCATACACAACATCGCCGACCTCAACAACCATCGTGACTTGGTCAATGAGATGTGGCAAGCCTACGAAGAGGCTTTCCCCTACGAAGAGCGTCGCAAGCGAGAGAGTGTCCTCTCTCTACTGTCAGAGGAGGCGGGGGGCTTCTACATCCTTCTGTTCAAGGCTCCCGATGAGGATGGACTCGCAGCCTTTGCGATGTTACACCGCTTGGAGACCTTTGAGTACATCGAGTACCTCTGTGTGCCCCATCACAAAAGAAGTGGAGGATGGGGAGCAAAGGCACTCAAACACATATTCGATCATGTCACCAAGCCCATAGTCCTCGAAGCAGAACCGCCGGGAGCAAACGAATGGTCGGATCGCCGCATCGACTTCTACCGTCGCAACGGCTTCACACTCATCGATCGAACCTACTATCAGCCGGCATACCACGAGGACACCGAAGCCGTCGAACTTCGCCTGATGGTGAGGGGTCAGCACGACAACCCGGAGGTCTTTGCCCGAGAGCTTTATCGGCACGTCTACCGCCTTCACCCATCACACCTCTTATTCTACCATACGGAACTCTGA
- a CDS encoding DUF349 domain-containing protein, with amino-acid sequence MEQDLEMTNVANEENIAVTAPSTEVTETAGKTNDVETLLQTISEKVNAGILPEKADMDRLTALIYRKPQATTTDSDEEHEEQDLEDASEAVEDALIMRFINLQTRYKELRHKANEELKRQHEENLKVKTTLLERMKDLLTSTEDFSKIKAEFRKIRDEWSEIGDVPQNEKAEILKMYQEQMEQFYEINAITNEFREYDFAKNKEAKTALIERAKALGEESDVIKAFNELQSLHDRWKETGPVAYDDREPMWREFKQASTIVNKRHQDHFTALRAKEVENLEAKTNLCERIEALAQSLPETREGWRKLMDEINTLKDEWRTIGFAPKKHNNEIYQRFRTTLNDLYTKRRSFLKELSIDVDAKLEKYRKLTEQAVALKDSKDWKKTSEKIVKLQEEWKAVGGLGTRVAEATKLWQTFSESCNTFFKNRHADFKERNTERLQNLKAKEELIAKLEALKANPTEDLADDVEAIQEEWQKLGHVPNKNKDAINDAYYGLVREFQRSTRKNDGSKGGGKKSTFDQDLSTYTSEQLSDEQRRLTRIIGRIEEEIKQYEKNMWFFQPTGEKKVNPLTQQIQRKIDNLKADIKRFEERIAEIKEHQKD; translated from the coding sequence ATGGAGCAAGATCTTGAAATGACCAATGTGGCGAACGAAGAAAACATCGCTGTGACTGCACCTTCGACCGAAGTGACAGAGACAGCCGGCAAAACGAATGATGTGGAGACCCTCCTCCAGACAATCTCAGAAAAGGTGAATGCCGGCATCTTGCCTGAAAAGGCAGACATGGATCGCCTCACAGCACTTATCTATCGCAAGCCACAAGCGACAACGACAGACTCCGACGAGGAGCACGAAGAGCAGGACCTCGAAGATGCTTCGGAAGCGGTGGAGGATGCGCTCATCATGCGATTCATCAACCTCCAGACTCGTTACAAAGAGCTTCGCCACAAGGCCAACGAAGAGCTCAAACGCCAACATGAAGAGAACCTCAAGGTGAAGACCACCCTTCTCGAAAGGATGAAGGACCTCCTCACTTCGACCGAGGACTTCAGCAAGATCAAGGCCGAGTTCCGCAAGATACGTGACGAGTGGTCAGAGATAGGCGATGTACCTCAGAACGAAAAGGCAGAGATACTCAAGATGTATCAGGAGCAGATGGAGCAGTTCTACGAGATCAATGCCATCACCAACGAGTTCAGAGAATACGACTTCGCCAAGAACAAGGAAGCTAAGACGGCTCTCATAGAGCGTGCCAAGGCTCTCGGCGAGGAGTCGGATGTCATCAAGGCATTCAACGAACTCCAATCACTACACGACAGATGGAAAGAGACCGGCCCTGTGGCCTATGATGACCGAGAGCCGATGTGGAGAGAGTTCAAGCAGGCTTCGACCATTGTCAACAAAAGACATCAAGACCACTTCACCGCTCTCCGTGCCAAAGAGGTGGAGAACCTCGAAGCGAAGACAAATCTCTGTGAGCGCATAGAGGCTCTTGCACAGAGTCTCCCCGAGACTCGTGAGGGTTGGCGCAAGCTCATGGATGAGATCAACACCCTCAAAGACGAATGGCGCACCATCGGATTTGCACCGAAGAAGCACAACAATGAGATATATCAACGCTTCCGCACGACACTCAACGACCTCTATACGAAGCGCAGATCGTTCCTCAAAGAACTAAGTATCGATGTGGATGCGAAGCTCGAAAAGTACCGCAAGCTCACAGAGCAGGCTGTGGCTCTCAAGGACAGCAAGGATTGGAAGAAGACTTCCGAAAAGATCGTGAAGCTCCAAGAGGAGTGGAAGGCTGTCGGCGGTCTTGGTACTCGTGTGGCAGAGGCTACAAAGCTATGGCAGACGTTCTCGGAGTCTTGCAACACGTTCTTCAAAAATCGTCACGCAGACTTCAAGGAGAGAAATACCGAACGCCTTCAGAACCTGAAAGCCAAGGAGGAACTCATAGCCAAACTCGAAGCCCTCAAGGCTAATCCGACCGAAGACTTGGCGGATGATGTCGAAGCGATCCAAGAGGAATGGCAGAAGCTCGGCCACGTACCCAACAAAAACAAGGATGCAATCAATGATGCTTACTATGGACTCGTGAGAGAATTCCAAAGAAGCACACGTAAGAATGATGGCAGCAAGGGTGGTGGCAAGAAGTCCACCTTCGACCAGGATCTGTCGACCTACACATCTGAACAACTCTCGGATGAACAACGTCGCTTGACTCGCATCATCGGCAGGATCGAAGAGGAGATCAAACAGTATGAGAAGAACATGTGGTTCTTCCAACCTACAGGTGAAAAGAAGGTGAACCCTCTCACTCAGCAGATCCAACGCAAGATCGACAACCTCAAAGCGGACATCAAGAGGTTTGAGGAACGTATCGCAGAGATCAAAGAGCACCAAAAGGATTGA
- a CDS encoding AAA family ATPase, with protein sequence MNVKINTAELNYMLERTPATHNIMLTGRHGIGKSEILTAYFAQKGMKVITLFLGQMSDPGDLIGLPDKSGELTVFRPPYWFPLDGEPVVLFLDELNRARPEVLQTIMDLTLNRKLAGRALPEGSRVIAAINEGDEYQLTDLDPALVSRFNIFRFEPTVDEWLRWAEESGVDARVTEFIRENHEWLDKDPQQDEENDTGLDKMPDRRSWKRVSDVIRGAAIGHNDIKLISSIVGVKAANLFVASIGKVKAVDVKDFLQHFDDYCEALPTFQTHDFSVINEDIFKYIHTTFLDDEIEDVIAPNLIKYIDYIESEGKNEVLASFAHFFQQDRYDETQEFIMRKCPDIAQKLFSYTASIR encoded by the coding sequence ATGAACGTTAAGATAAATACAGCCGAACTCAACTATATGCTGGAGCGCACTCCGGCGACACACAACATCATGCTCACGGGGCGACACGGTATAGGGAAGTCAGAGATACTGACCGCCTACTTCGCCCAAAAGGGGATGAAGGTCATCACTCTCTTCCTCGGACAGATGAGCGACCCGGGAGACTTGATCGGGTTGCCCGATAAGTCGGGCGAGCTCACCGTCTTCAGACCTCCGTACTGGTTTCCTCTCGATGGCGAGCCCGTGGTGCTCTTCCTCGATGAGCTCAACCGTGCCCGTCCCGAAGTCCTCCAGACGATCATGGACTTGACCCTCAACCGCAAGCTCGCAGGGCGTGCCCTCCCCGAGGGTAGTCGTGTCATCGCTGCCATCAACGAGGGGGATGAGTATCAGCTCACGGACTTGGATCCTGCGCTTGTGTCGAGGTTCAATATCTTCAGGTTTGAGCCTACGGTGGACGAGTGGTTGAGATGGGCTGAGGAGAGTGGTGTGGACGCTCGTGTGACGGAGTTCATACGAGAGAACCACGAGTGGTTGGACAAAGACCCTCAGCAGGACGAAGAGAACGATACCGGGCTGGACAAGATGCCCGACCGTCGCTCATGGAAGCGTGTCTCCGATGTCATCCGAGGGGCAGCCATCGGGCACAACGACATCAAGCTCATTTCGAGTATCGTCGGGGTCAAGGCGGCAAACCTCTTTGTCGCTTCGATCGGTAAGGTCAAGGCTGTCGATGTCAAGGACTTTTTGCAGCACTTCGATGACTACTGCGAGGCTTTGCCTACCTTTCAGACCCATGACTTCTCGGTGATCAACGAAGATATCTTCAAGTACATCCATACCACATTCCTCGATGACGAGATCGAGGATGTCATCGCCCCCAATCTCATCAAGTACATCGACTACATCGAGAGTGAGGGCAAGAACGAAGTGTTGGCGAGCTTCGCACACTTCTTCCAGCAGGACCGTTATGATGAGACTCAGGAGTTCATCATGCGCAAGTGTCCCGATATCGCACAAAAACTCTTCAGCTACACCGCAAGCATCAGGTAA
- a CDS encoding DUF2891 domain-containing protein has protein sequence MKKAIVLLMITMMTQALAYGQDEATLLRLVRLPLKSISVEYPNKTGQVINDEVDAKRTPSELHPVFFGAFDWHSSVHSHWMLVHTLHTTPAISLRDSIVATLDHSLVAEKLQVEADYFDRPNGANYERTYGWAWLLKLDEALVRLARDKATDTELARLAQKWHMNMKPLTQSIVKRWKAYLPKMTYADRIGTHTNSAFGLAFALDWADLVGDKDFAEALRRKATDLYAKDSLLPAEWEPNATDFFSPSLVEADLMKRVLAPEAYVAWVKGLFSFKGLERVCTLPIVSDLSDYHIVHLVGLSFSRAWCMASVAKALPEGDRLKARFEASALEHYEAGMSQIFRSNYGGDHWLGTFAAYAFDQMKKD, from the coding sequence ATGAAAAAAGCCATTGTTCTACTGATGATCACGATGATGACACAGGCTCTTGCCTATGGGCAGGATGAGGCGACGCTCCTTCGTCTGGTGCGTCTGCCTCTCAAGAGCATCTCTGTCGAGTACCCCAACAAGACGGGGCAGGTCATCAATGATGAGGTGGATGCCAAGAGGACTCCATCCGAACTTCACCCGGTGTTTTTCGGTGCCTTCGACTGGCACAGCAGTGTGCACAGCCATTGGATGCTCGTCCACACCCTCCATACCACTCCGGCGATCTCGCTCAGAGACAGCATCGTGGCGACATTGGATCATTCGCTCGTGGCAGAGAAGTTGCAGGTCGAGGCGGACTATTTCGATCGCCCGAACGGTGCGAACTATGAGCGTACCTATGGATGGGCATGGCTGTTGAAGTTGGACGAAGCTCTGGTTCGTTTGGCTCGGGACAAGGCGACAGATACTGAGCTTGCCCGACTCGCACAGAAGTGGCACATGAACATGAAACCCCTTACCCAAAGTATCGTCAAGAGGTGGAAAGCCTACCTCCCCAAGATGACCTATGCGGATAGGATAGGGACGCATACCAATTCCGCTTTCGGACTCGCCTTTGCTCTCGACTGGGCAGACCTCGTCGGAGATAAGGACTTTGCCGAGGCTCTACGGCGAAAGGCGACGGACCTCTACGCCAAGGACAGCCTCCTCCCTGCCGAGTGGGAGCCCAATGCCACTGACTTCTTCTCTCCCTCACTCGTCGAGGCCGATCTCATGAAGCGTGTCCTTGCGCCCGAAGCCTACGTGGCATGGGTGAAGGGGCTCTTCTCTTTTAAGGGCTTGGAAAGGGTGTGCACGCTGCCCATTGTCTCCGACCTTAGTGACTATCACATCGTGCACCTCGTAGGGCTGTCGTTTTCGAGAGCTTGGTGTATGGCTTCGGTGGCGAAGGCTTTGCCCGAGGGAGACCGGCTTAAAGCTCGTTTCGAGGCTTCTGCTCTTGAACACTATGAGGCAGGTATGAGCCAGATCTTCCGCAGCAACTATGGCGGTGACCACTGGCTCGGGACATTTGCTGCGTATGCGTTCGACCAGATGAAAAAAGACTGA
- the abc-f gene encoding ribosomal protection-like ABC-F family protein, with product MLALNNVSVYFGAEPLFSDISLRINPKERIALAGRNGAGKTTMLNIISKRLLPTEGSISHPTDMTIGYLPQHLLTKDERTVREEVRLAFGRELEIKRTVDALTEELASRTDYESEGYMELIQRLANHTELLAMYSSDRREAEIEKTLKGLGFVDTDFERQTSEFSGGWRMRVELAKILLSRPDLLLLDEPTNHLDMESIIWLEGFLKSTSAAVVMVSHDRKFLDNTTTRTIELSLGKAYDYKASYSHYLTLREERYQQQLRAYENQQKMIKDTEDFIERFRYKATKSVQVQSRIKQLEKVERIEVEEIDRRRIHFRFPMAVPSGAYPVIVEGLSVSYGDLNVLKDIELTIERGDKIALVGKNGSGKTTFVRAVMGEIPYEGTIREGHQVEVSYFAQNQASLLDPNKTIFQTIDDVAVGDIRTRINDILGAFMFGGEVSEKKVQVLSGGERSRLAMIRLLLSPSNVLILDEPTNHLDISSKEVLKEAIRNYEGTVLIVSHDRDFLEGLVDKAIEFKDKKIINYLGGMPDYFRALSLRNEDNKVAPPPKVTTTEESIGKTDYVQQKEQQKALRKLRQQVEQCEKKISEVEQEISDIEEKMSQGDTSSSLISRYDELQKLHADLMSEWEESQEQLENN from the coding sequence ATGCTTGCACTCAATAATGTATCGGTCTACTTTGGCGCAGAGCCTCTCTTTTCGGACATCTCACTGAGGATCAATCCGAAAGAGCGCATCGCCCTTGCCGGTCGCAATGGCGCAGGGAAGACGACCATGCTCAACATCATCTCCAAACGCCTCCTACCCACCGAAGGCAGCATATCCCATCCTACGGACATGACCATCGGCTATCTGCCTCAGCACTTGCTGACAAAAGACGAACGCACGGTGAGAGAAGAGGTGCGTCTGGCTTTCGGCCGTGAGCTGGAGATCAAGCGCACCGTCGATGCCCTTACCGAAGAGCTCGCTTCGCGCACAGACTACGAGAGCGAAGGGTATATGGAACTCATCCAGCGCTTGGCAAACCATACCGAGCTCCTTGCGATGTATTCGTCGGATAGGAGAGAGGCTGAGATAGAGAAGACACTCAAGGGGCTGGGCTTCGTGGATACGGACTTCGAGCGACAGACATCGGAGTTCAGCGGAGGATGGCGTATGCGTGTCGAGCTGGCAAAGATCCTCCTGAGTCGTCCCGACCTGCTCCTCCTTGACGAGCCCACGAACCACCTCGACATGGAGTCGATCATCTGGCTGGAGGGCTTCCTCAAGTCTACATCTGCTGCTGTTGTGATGGTATCGCACGACCGTAAGTTCCTCGACAATACGACGACCCGTACGATAGAGCTCTCTCTCGGCAAGGCATACGACTACAAAGCGTCTTACTCCCACTACCTGACACTTCGGGAGGAGCGATACCAACAACAGCTACGTGCGTACGAAAACCAACAAAAGATGATCAAGGACACCGAAGACTTCATCGAGCGTTTTCGGTACAAGGCAACAAAATCGGTGCAGGTGCAGTCTCGCATCAAACAGCTCGAAAAGGTCGAACGCATCGAAGTCGAGGAGATAGACCGTAGACGGATACACTTCCGCTTCCCCATGGCTGTCCCCTCGGGAGCTTACCCCGTGATCGTCGAAGGATTGTCAGTATCCTATGGTGACCTCAATGTCCTCAAAGACATCGAGCTCACCATCGAACGTGGAGACAAGATTGCCCTCGTCGGAAAGAACGGATCGGGCAAGACGACTTTTGTGCGTGCCGTCATGGGTGAGATTCCTTACGAGGGGACGATCAGAGAGGGACATCAGGTCGAAGTCAGTTACTTTGCTCAGAACCAAGCCTCACTCCTTGACCCGAACAAGACCATATTCCAGACCATCGACGATGTCGCTGTGGGAGACATCCGCACACGCATCAATGACATATTGGGAGCATTCATGTTTGGAGGAGAGGTCTCCGAAAAGAAGGTACAAGTCCTCTCAGGAGGGGAGCGTAGCCGTCTGGCGATGATACGCCTGCTCCTCTCCCCCTCCAATGTCCTCATCCTCGACGAGCCTACCAACCACCTCGACATCAGTAGCAAAGAGGTGCTCAAGGAGGCCATTCGCAACTATGAGGGGACGGTACTCATCGTCTCACACGACCGAGACTTCTTGGAAGGGCTGGTGGACAAGGCGATAGAGTTCAAGGACAAGAAGATCATCAACTACCTCGGGGGTATGCCGGACTACTTCCGTGCGCTCTCGTTACGCAACGAAGACAACAAAGTAGCTCCGCCTCCCAAAGTAACGACTACCGAAGAGAGCATCGGAAAGACAGACTACGTCCAACAAAAAGAGCAACAAAAGGCACTCCGAAAGCTACGACAACAAGTCGAACAGTGCGAGAAAAAAATATCCGAAGTCGAACAAGAGATCTCCGACATCGAGGAGAAGATGTCTCAAGGAGACACCTCATCGTCTCTCATCTCTCGTTACGATGAGTTACAGAAACTCCACGCCGATCTGATGTCGGAGTGGGAGGAAAGCCAAGAACAATTAGAAAACAACTGA
- a CDS encoding VWA-like domain-containing protein produces the protein MLPEVRKIIDRWYLSEGALFQTFVSHNFEENLSISVPFRSGRGKVEYNSMILSSMRPREVELHLKAEMVRILLKHPYERQPEGCNKKSIAVGSNLVLGDNYDFSEINMPTPEAFDLKEKESFEWYSHRVEEMFSPKEIDLDSMSENPNDDKSSSDSANGNEGNEDSGETSDELNPNAPDNAPDNDLEDPSEDVETTSSLGKTKHRDDEQGQPSEKPREDRDLDYEMKEMGLADLWEEDPMMGCSIDSLIDEIEASNEWGSLAGTFARKIVANTNAKVDYRKVLSGFRASILSSKRCLTRMRPNRRTGFDNMGSMRRFDTKLLVAVDVSASIGETSIRHFYSVINRFFKYGMDQIDVIQFDTSLSEVQKMTKKQLEVKVLGFGGTSFQPLFNYLGEHPDYNGVIIFTDGDAPIPNLPPKMKTKVMWVCNSQRHLEVNKSWMQKIGRCCAIDL, from the coding sequence ATGCTGCCCGAAGTCCGCAAGATCATCGATCGCTGGTATCTCTCCGAAGGGGCACTCTTTCAGACCTTTGTGTCGCACAACTTCGAGGAGAACCTCTCCATCTCTGTCCCCTTCCGTAGCGGTAGAGGCAAGGTCGAGTACAACTCGATGATCCTTAGTTCGATGCGCCCACGTGAAGTCGAATTACACCTCAAGGCTGAGATGGTGCGCATCCTGCTCAAACACCCTTACGAACGCCAGCCCGAGGGGTGCAACAAGAAGTCCATCGCTGTCGGGAGCAACCTCGTCCTTGGCGACAATTACGACTTCTCTGAGATCAATATGCCCACGCCCGAGGCCTTCGATCTGAAGGAAAAGGAGAGCTTCGAATGGTATTCGCACCGTGTCGAGGAGATGTTCTCTCCCAAGGAGATAGACCTCGACAGTATGAGTGAAAACCCCAACGACGACAAGTCAAGTTCCGACAGTGCCAATGGCAATGAGGGCAATGAAGACAGCGGAGAGACTTCGGACGAGCTCAACCCCAATGCACCCGACAATGCCCCTGACAACGACCTCGAAGACCCTTCGGAGGATGTGGAGACGACTTCAAGCCTCGGCAAGACCAAGCACAGAGACGATGAGCAAGGGCAACCCTCCGAGAAGCCCAGGGAGGACAGAGATCTCGACTATGAGATGAAGGAGATGGGGCTGGCAGACCTCTGGGAAGAAGACCCTATGATGGGGTGCTCCATCGACTCTCTCATCGACGAGATAGAGGCCTCCAACGAGTGGGGGAGTCTTGCAGGTACGTTTGCTCGCAAGATCGTGGCGAACACCAATGCCAAGGTGGACTACCGCAAGGTGCTGTCAGGCTTCAGGGCGAGCATCCTCTCTTCAAAACGATGTCTTACCCGAATGCGCCCCAACCGTCGTACGGGCTTCGACAACATGGGCAGTATGAGGCGTTTTGATACGAAGCTCCTTGTTGCCGTCGATGTCAGTGCTTCCATCGGGGAGACGAGCATAAGGCACTTTTACTCAGTCATCAACAGGTTCTTCAAGTACGGTATGGATCAGATAGATGTCATACAGTTTGACACCTCGCTCTCGGAGGTGCAGAAGATGACGAAGAAGCAACTTGAGGTCAAAGTCCTTGGCTTCGGAGGGACGAGCTTCCAGCCTCTTTTCAACTACCTTGGCGAGCATCCCGACTACAACGGTGTGATCATCTTCACCGATGGCGATGCACCCATCCCCAACCTCCCTCCAAAGATGAAGACCAAAGTCATGTGGGTCTGCAACAGTCAACGGCACCTCGAAGTCAACAAAAGCTGGATGCAGAAGATCGGCCGTTGTTGCGCCATCGACCTGTGA